The DNA segment CCATCGGTGTTTTGATTCGAGTTCCACCCGTAGAGATTCGGGTCCCATGATAGCGGTTGGTTCAAAAGATTCATGAACCCGGGACTTTGTTGATTGTAATCGAGAAAACCGGAGCCGAAAGGGTTGGGTCGAGTGGGAACCGGCGACACGGGGCGAGTAGGATTACCACTTTGGTTTGGGTCCGCACTTGATCGGGGAGGAACGACGCCACGGTTGAATGGATGCATTGTATAAAATATAAGGATTTCTAAAAAAATGGAAGAGATAAAGAGTGtttgtggtaaaaaaaaaaataggagaGGAGGTATTGATTTAAAGgaaagtttgaaaaaaaaattgatttttttaaagGAAAATGACCGTTTACCAACGGTCAAAAAAACAAATCACAATTCAAAACGCCGTTATATACATCGCGCCATTCCATTTTTTCAAAACATACCGCCCCCCGTTTCGGTATTAAAGGCGCTATGCAGGGGCATACCGCCCCACTACGTATGCTCTGAGGAAAATGTTTTTTGAACGACGACTTTATGTAAGAAACATTTAATGTTCAATTTTATTACAAAAGATTGTCCACATGTCTTCATTTTTGTCTTTTTCTACCATCTTACTTCATCAACTAACTCCTTAAGAGCATACGTAGTGGGGCGTGCCCCTGCATAGCGCCGGCATAGCGCCTTCAACACCGAAACGGGGGGCGGTATGTTTTGAAAAAATGGAATGGCGCGATGTATATAACGGCGCTTTGAATtgtgatttgttttttttttaccgtTGGTAAACGGTCATTttccttaaaaaaaataaatttttttttcaaactttcCTTTAAATCAATACCTCATCTCCTATTTTTTTTACCACACACACTCAAACACTCTTTATCTCTTCCATTTTTTTTAGAAACCCTTATATTTTATACAATGCATCCATTCAACCGTGGCTTCATTCCTCTCCGATCAAGTGCGGACCCAAACCAAAGTGGTAATCCTACTCGCCCCGTGTCGCCGGTTCCCACTCGACCCAACCCTTTCGGCTCCGGTTTTCTCGATTACAATCAACAAAGTCCCGGGTTCATGAATCTTTTGAACCAACCGCTATCATGGGACCCGAATCTCTACGGGTGGAACCCGAATCAAAACACCGATGGAATGGGGTCGTCTCAAGCGTTTGGGTCGGCTCAAGCTTTCGGCTCCCCACTACACGAACCCGACGTCGTTCCGGAAACACAACCCAAGGTAGCGGAGAcgcaaaaaggaaaagaaaaaggaaaacggCCACATAAAAAGAAAGCGGAAACCACCACCCGAGCGAAAAAAAATGTGATAACGTGGGAGCCCGATGAGGAGTATGCGTTAACCCGCGCTTTCATCGATGTGTCGGAGGACCCGgttatatgtatatttatttttctgttttttctttttttttctctgtttttttcatttttttatttattttcagttttttaatttattttctgtttttatttttttaaattttagactaacattatattttatttttttgtagcaaacaatcaaagtaaaaCCGTTTTTTGGAACCGAATACGAGAACTTTTTTTCGATCTCATGGGTAAAGGAGACGAATACCGCCCACCGGACTCTATATCGGGGAAGTGGACCGATATAAACAAGAAatgcacaaactttcaaaccgtgTACCAACGCTTGTTTTCCGGATGGAAAAGTGGAAGTAACGATGAAGACATTATGCAAGCGGCATTGGTCGAGTATACGAAGGCTAATGGCCATTTCCCGTACATGAGGTGTTGGCAAATCCTTCGCCATAGCCCCAAATGGGCCACCGTATCTACTCCGAGTGGTCGTTCGGGAAATACACGGCCATCAAAGAGGTCCAAAACAAACGAGTCGGGTGAACCCGAAACGCCAACCTCCGACGCTCGAAACACCGACTTGAACGAGGATATTCCGGATGACGAGCCGGTGGAGGAGCTACCAAGACCGCCCGGAAAAAGTAGGCGGGCGAAAAAGCCTGAGTCGTCATCGATGTCTATGGGAACGGGTATGAGTAACGCATTTTCGGAGATAAACAAGCGACTTCAAGACATACACGAACTCGGTACTAAACGTATCGAGGAGAACCGCGAAGTTACGGAGATTATGCGGGATAGACAATGGGCTCACGACTTTGAGTTCTACTCGAAACCGCATGACCACTTAACGGGAAAAGCTTTGAAAATGGCGTTGCCACAAAAAGAgcgaattgaaaaaaaaaatataacctttgattgtgtaatttttttttattctagtttaatgttttttttattttatagtaatttttttatttaatgagatgaattttatttttaaaaaacttacaaatgaattaaaaaaatgaaaattaaaaaatggGTAATGATGACAagggggctttatgactacggcctcaactTGCATAACGTCCATAAAGCCCCGTGGTAACGTGACATGCCACATGTCACATAACGCCCCCACAAGGGCCTTACGACTACGGATGACCTAATGTATATGTCTCATCCTTCTGCTGTGATGGCAACTAACTTTCTAACAATCTAACTTGGAGGTATGGGGTTCGGAACCCATTTGATGTGAAACAATAGCCGGTCAAAAATAAAAGTCCTTAATTTATATATACTTTTCCTTTAACAGATATACataaattaagttattaatgttaTATACTTTAATAAATATTTTCATATATTACATTGAGGGACTATAAGTTAAATTAATTACTATCTTGAATGATCAAAAGTAATTTAATAAGAATGATACGGGTGTCGTTCGCAAGATATAATAGCCTAACAAACTAAGGGAGTCTTCGTAGTGTATCGATTTtacgtttattttttttttttcagtttaacGGTACTGCCTTTCGGATTTTTAAAATTCTCCTTTTCTATCGGTCTACATGTTGGAGTTAACATCCCGCAAAGTGTGTGCATGGTTCATTGTTTTTACGTTTATTTTTTTGCTTGATTTAACTATTCCATCACAATGTGTGGGTCCTAAATACTCgttaaaaaagtaaaataaattaATGTTTTtacgtttaatttttttttgcttgATTTAACTGTTCCACCACAATGCGCAGGTACTAAATACTCGTTAAGAAAAAGTAAGATAAATTATATTTGAAAGGTAAAGGTTAATTACCCGGTGCAATTTCCAAACTATAAATTtgcaacattttgttgctttatATAGTTGTAATATATGtattgggagtttttcaaaaaaataataaatttgcatttttcacttttaattcaaagggtttttttatttttgcaatttaacccctttgccttttatagttttaacccaaaacttttcaatatttcaatttaaccccaacactttttTATTCTCAACTATGGCACCCCATGCTTTTCATCGTTCACaagttttttgttttacgtttcgttcgaaattttgcgagtcaacacgcagtggcggatccaggaattttTTTCCAAGGAGTTCACTTTTTTAAATGGTCGACTTCATATGTCCGAACATAAAAAATACGGGTCGGTTCGACGGTTCGGGTCGGAGCATATGTATAACGTACCAACTTGATTAATACACTAACTAAAGGGAGAGTGGTTGGATGTGCATTTAGACTTAATAGTGAGTTTTCACTGTATAGGTGATGATGATTCTAAGGGTAGGTTTGATTGTCCGCAATAAAAACATGGAATGAAGTAAACCATCTAAAGAAATCAACAAGGTAATAAAATCACTGGAATGGACCATTACCATACACTAATCAAAACAAACATTTCTGCTTCCACTCCAGTGAAATGAACCTTTGAACAATAAAAGAGAATACAATAGTTTTAAAAAAATGTACAATGGTTTTAACGTGATAAATATGCAAGGAAGAAATATGACAATATATAAAGGTTAAATGACCCACTTGCAAGTTGTAATAATTATATGAAGGCTCAATTCTTACTTTTTCCCCACAACATTACCTATCCTATTCTATCGAAGCTAATATAACGCGATCTCAATTCCTTGATGTTGGTCACAAACCGGCATCTTTTTTTCTCTCTCTATTGTTTACAGCTGCTTTTCAAGAGATGTTAATACACATGTATAATTACTTATTTTAGAACATATACAGATCCTTAAAGGTGTAAAAACAATAAGGGGAAATACCAAAAAAAACcaatatattttctattttttctcACAATAGTcccttaacttttttttttcatataaaagtCTCTTAACTTGTTAAATTGATTGTAAAATGGCTTATAATAGCCTATTTATTGCTGATGTGGCATATAAGTAAAATATAAAATGTTGACATGGACAATCTACGTGTCAAAAAATCACGAAAGCAAATTATTTAGACATTTGGTTTTTTCCTCCTTATTATGTGGTTATTGTTGGATTTTTTTCTCAGTTTTTaggcctttcaaaaaaaaaaaaaattgcgaACAAATTATAAGATCTTCTCTTGTCACCCTTGTTCTGGGCCTTCCTTTTCTCTTAGGTTCTTTGGGCAGTGCAAGTTTTTTTCATTTGTACATGTTTTCACATTATGCCCTTTCTCTAAACAGTTGCTGCAACGGTAAATGATACTTTTTTATACTTCGATTGCTTTTCAGTTTCATGTCTTTTTCTCTTAGTTGATGGTCTACCCGGCATTCTTCTCTCTTTTGGAGGAAGTGGTTTAATGTAAGATGTTACCTTCCACATTTTGCTTCCATTTAACGGTTTCATATTGTGCTTGTAAGTATCCTTGAACTTCTCAACCTTGAACCAATCACTTACATAATCCTCCGGATCATTGTTAATGTAGTATATAGCAGTTATTGAATGCAAACATTGTAATCCAGATATTTGCCACAATCTACCACTACATTCTCTATTATCTAGATCCACATTGTAAGCTTCATTTCCATCCCGTACCTCAAACACATTGTCATCACTTGGGATAACGATCCATTTCCTAAATATAATCatataaaactaattaaaaatagCTATAAACAGcaaacaaaaaaaacaacaacaaaaaacaGCCCATAAACAGCTAAAATTACAGCAAAAAAACAACCATAAACAGCAAAAACAACTATAAACAgcaaaaaaagccaaaaacagaAAAACAAGTATCGACTTACCTTGATTCTTTTGACCATTCTTGTATCTTCGTCCTTATAGCTGGGCATACATTACCTTCCCATTTCAATGATCTTTTACTCATTTCGTAGTTCCTTTTCATAATAAACATTCTAATCTCTTCCAACATTGTGATAACTGGTTTTCTTCTTGCATTCATAATCACAGAATTAAAGCTCTTGCTAATCCCATTCTCTACAGATTCACATGCTCTATCAATTTCAAAGAACGCCCTAGACCATGTATTTGTGTATTTGGATCTCTCTCAATTAGATGATTATATGCCTCAATGCTAATAGATTTTATTTTATCCAGAATAGAGACAAGTTCGTGCTCAAGAGTTGTTTTGGATGCTGCCCAAAACAAATTTCTAAATTCCACCCCATTATGTTTCTTCTTGAAATTAGCATATATATGCCTTGCACATTGCCTATGTCGACATGAGGAAGCAAATCTTTTACAGCTTCTACAAGTCCCTAATTACATAATAAGATATAagtaaataagatataattaacAATAGTGATTACATAAGTTAAACCAATTGTACCTTATGTTGGTCAGATATAATTGTAAGACCCCTCCCATCACTTATGCGAATATCATCTTTTAAGCATTCAATGAACAACTTCCAGTTGTCTTTGTTCTCTACTTCCACAACAGCCCAAGCTATGGGATAAATCTGGTTATTTGCATCTCGACCTGTTGCTGTTAAAAGTTCCCCTTTACATAACCCTTTTAAAAATGTTCCATCTAAGCCTATTACCTTCCTGCATGCAACCCAACCTTCTTTTAAAgctttaaaacatatataaatccTACTGAACACATTACTTCCATCTGGCATACCATTTACTCCCACTTTCACAGAACTTCCGGGATTGGATCTTAAAATCTCATGTGCATAATCCCATATCTGCGCATAGTGTTCTTTCCATCCACCCTCTATTTCGAACATTGCCATAGATTTTGCTCGACAACACTGACCTCTACTTATTTTAACCATGTAGTCACGCTATATATCCGCTTGCATGTCTCTTATTCTAACAAAAGGTTTTGCAATGAGTTCTTTAAGGTACATCTTTGCAATCCATGCGGCTGTCACTAGGGACCCTAAACTGTAATTTCTACTACAGTTGTGATTATCATTAAGGCTTTTAATCTGAAAAGATTTCTCAGTTTGCATCCAAGATGCCCATAATCTAAACGGGCAATAATAACCAACATCTTTGTTACCACATACAACTAAGAGCCTTTTTGTTTCATTTTTTATAACTTAACATATATCCATTTACTACTCCATAAAAACATATAGCAAACTTCAATTGTGTAGGACTTTCATACCTATCCCCAAGAGTCGGCCGCATGTCTTTCCAATTCATGTTTGGATCATGAATTGGATATACTTTCCCTTTTCAATGTGTTGTGTACCTTCGTTATATTCGTCAATGTTTAGATCATCGTCACCCTGGACTAAAGTCTTACCAACACGTTGTCAACATCATTACCATAATGCGGCCACATATTCTCGTAACTAAGTTTATTTAAAAAAGGATCATCGTTTGTCCTATTTAAAATAGAAACAAAATCCTCATCTTCAAGATCTAATAGCAACGAATCTGACAATTCCTCTTCTTCGGTACTTACTTCATAAGTAGCATCACTaaaatcatcatcttcttcattcaaATATGACTCCATCCTACTAAAACATGCATATATAAtccataacaaaaaaaaacaagaaattgaGTATCATGCTACATGGATTAAAAACATGATGTTAATCAAGCAACGTGGATTAAAAGAACAGTGATGTCGATTATGTTCACAAGAAACTGATTTCGTACCTGTAATTAATTTCAAGTATTTCTTCGAGTTTGAGTTCTGATACGCTTCGTCTCCTCCTTCTTTGACATTTCAGTTGCTAGGGTTTATCATGTGAAATCCAttccttttatttttttaaagccACGTAAAAAAATCCACGTAACCAAAACTATCGGGACAACCGGTTACGagttctcttttttttttttaaataatcacAATAATGTTCAAATTTAACAAGTTAAGGGACTTTTATATGCAAAAAAAAGTTGAGGGACCTTTGTGAGAAAAAATAGAAAGTATATTGGTTTTTTATGGTATTTGCCCAAACAATAAGGACGCAAAACGTGTAGTTAAGGAAAACGAGTAAACGTGTTTTTCCAAGTACGCAGCTTAAGAAACCTGGGCCGTGGCCGTGGACACTTCGGAGACACATGACAAACACCATCACatctcacatacatatatacatatataacctTTTGTGTGAGATTATTTTTTAAAGAATGTTATTACGACATATAAAATAAGCTAAAAAGATTGAGAAAAATTAATGGAAATACAAATTATCTAACTTTCCGTTAGGAgagaaataacaaaaatataacaaTAATCTTTAGAATAACTTCAGTAGTTTGAAGTAGGGATGAGCATCTGTTACCGGGTATCGGTACCGGGTATCGAATTTCCAGTACTGAATTATTTTCGGTACCGAATCCGTAccaactttttggcgttttctgtatcaGTACTGGTTCGATACGATACCAATATTTTACCGAATTTTGCTTTCAAATACTTGTTTCTATACCCATATTCACGAATTTCGATACTGATAGCTCATCCATGGTTTGAAGGTTAATAGAAAAAAGAGGATGATATGTAACTAGGATAAACCAAGAAATAGTAAATaagttttaatattattttaacaaagtAACTGTTAAAATGACAGTGTGAATGTGCCTTTTCCTTTTATTCTCTCGGTCTAAtccttttttatttttgtttgttcTTGGGTTTGCTGGCTTGTTGGTCCGCTTGCTGGTTTGGGCCGCTCCTCTCATGTCGCTGGCCTGCTTCTTCTTTGGGCTCAAAGCTTGGGCTCCAACTGTCTTCCTTTGGGCTCCAGCTGGCTAGGGTTGTTTTCTCCTTAAAAGGAGTTTGTGCTGCTGTTGTCTTCATACGAGCATCATCAGCTCTCTTCTCAATCATTTTCTGTCTTTTGATTCTTGTTACTCACAAGTAAAATACGTGAGATTATTAGAGCTTATTGTCTTTGGTCTGTGATCTTGTTCAACATATGATTCAACCAACCAATCTGTGATGACTGGTTGATTATTTCGCTGTAACTGATCTTGCTTTCATTTGAATAAACATGTGCCTTCTCTTTGATTTGACTCGGGCTCTGGTGATTCTTCCTGCTGCATTTCAAAGCTCCGTCTGCCTTCTCCTCTTCTGATCTAGGGTTTCTCCATTCTGTCGGCGCCCTGTGGGTTGGTCCCTGTTTCCAGAGTGCTTTCTGGATCAGTGGAGACAGTGTTGATCTTGGTGTGTGAAACCCTAATTTCTAGGGTTTGGTGTTTACGGTTGGTGGCTGTGACGGTGCTACATCAGAAACCCTAATCTTTGGTTTCTCCTCTGGTTGGTGAAGAAGATCCTCGTTGGTCTCTTTTTAGGGCAAACCAACAGGATCTGTTTTTGGCTCTCTAATTAGTGCCTgcaaccctaagtgaaggttgcAGACCTGATCCCTTTGGTttgcacccactgtgagatcGTTCCTTCCCTTCTCCTTTTATTTTTGTTTGCATCACTGTGTCTGGTGTCTAGGCATTTTGATACCGGGTTTTAGGCAAG comes from the Helianthus annuus cultivar XRQ/B chromosome 4, HanXRQr2.0-SUNRISE, whole genome shotgun sequence genome and includes:
- the LOC110933246 gene encoding glutathione S-transferase T3-like; protein product: MHPFNRGFIPLRSSADPNQSGNPTRPVSPVPTRPNPFGSGFLDYNQQSPGFMNLLNQPLSWDPNLYGWNPNQNTDGMGSSQAFGSAQAFGSPLHEPDVVPETQPKVAETQKGKEKGKRPHKKKAETTTRAKKNVITWEPDEEYALTRAFIDVSEDPVISNNQSKTVFWNRIRELFFDLMGKGDEYRPPDSISGKWTDINKKCTNFQTVYQRLFSGWKSGSNDEDIMQAALVEYTKANGHFPYMRCWQILRHSPKWATVSTPSGRSGNTRPSKRSKTNESGEPETPTSDARNTDLNEDIPDDEPVEELPRPPGKSRRAKKPESSSMSMGTGMSNAFSEINKRLQDIHELGTKRIEENREVTEIMRDRQWAHDFEFYSKPHDHLTGKALKMALTVLPFGFLKFSFSIGLHVGVNIPQSVCMVHCFYVYFFA